In Electrophorus electricus isolate fEleEle1 chromosome 6, fEleEle1.pri, whole genome shotgun sequence, a single genomic region encodes these proteins:
- the ophn1 gene encoding oligophrenin-1 isoform X2, whose amino-acid sequence MGHPPLEFSDCYTDSPDFRERLKCYEAELERTSKFLKDLIKDGNNVITAIRGYSLAVQKFSQTLQVFQFDFIGDTLTDDEINIAESFREFAGLLQEVEEDRMMLVQNACDLLIKPLEKFRKDQIGVTKERRKRFEKESEKYYSQLDKHLNLSSKKKESQLQEADDQLDKERQAFYESSVEYVYQIQQVQDRKKFDVVEPNILTLNNLTVEMTQDFLPYKQALQLSLQNTRNHFESTREEMEELMKRMKQPNVMVRHGQQLTIEGHLYIQEKWALGVTWVKYYCKYMKDCKLLVMLPTEQKPATKQGPVELTVKSCIRRKTDSIDKRFCFDIETQERPTVTLQATSEASRKQWIEAMDGKEPIYHSPIHKQAEMELNDTGFKFVRKCINVIEVKGQTQEGVYRTVGSNIQVQKLLNAFFDPKCPGDVDLNSSEWDIKTITSAMKFYLRSLSEPLMTYNLHSKLITSAKSENLDYRLGAVHSLVYKLPDQNREMLELLIKHLVSICSHSSENLMTASNMGVIFGPTLMRAPEETVAAMLDIKFQNIIVEILIEDYGKIFSGPPEESSAPPVPPPRVALRKRQPITISKRPPRLYPALQPPIFENAKHEPANERGCEQNGPSYNGAETGGTDPTHASPVPHQRTKLAPPSVAPPSIPPSSPPPRAPQLRHSVPPKPAMRHERYSDCEVSRLVSRIPDGGQRSDALATANGEVGVSVGRAQSFQARKPPPRSSPAVRDAETEVKGRPVVEKSPVCRPPTRPPDPPSRCPTNQKTQNDDAPSSYVASKTKFFENASRQTGSSPNTPGANDLPR is encoded by the exons ATGGGGCATCCCCCGCTGGAGTTCAGCGACTGCTACACGGACAGCCCGGATTTCAGGGAACGGCTGAAATGCTATGAAGCCGAACTGGAGAGGACGAGCAAGTTCCTGAAGGATCTGATCAAGGACGGGAACAACGTCATCACCGCCATAAGAG gttaTTCTCTGGCAGTGCAGAAGTTCTCCCAAACCCTACAGGTGTTCCAGTTTGACTTCATCGGTGACACTCTCACTGACGATGAGATCAACATCG ctgAATCGTTCCGTGAGTTTGCTGGTCTGCTACAGGAAGTAGAGGAAGACAGAATGATGCTG GTACAGAATGCATGTGACTTGCTTATTAAGCCTTTGGAGAAGTTCAGAAAAGATCAAATTGGTGTCACAAAA gaGCGCCGTAAGAGGTttgaaaaagagagtgagaagtaCTATTCACAGCTTGACAAACACCTGAACTTGTCCTCCAAAAAGAAGGAGTCCCAGCTacaggag GCTGATGATCAACTAGATAAGGAGAGACAAGCGTTCTATGAGTCATCTGTTGAATACGTGTACCAgatccagcaggtccaggacaGGAAGAAGTTCGATGTTGTTGagcct AACATTTTGACCCTGAACAACCTCACAGTGGAGATGACCCAAGACTTCCTACCATACAAACAGGCACTGCAGCTCAGCCTGCAAAAT ACACGTAACCACTTTGAGAGCACGcgggaggagatggaggaactgatgaagaggatgaagcAGCCCAATGTCATGGTCAGACATGGACAGCAGCTGACCATTGAGGGTCATCTCTACATACAGGAGAAAT GGGCTCTGGGCGTCACCTGGGTGAAATACTACTGTAAATATATGAAAGACTGTAAACTGCTGGTGATGCTGCCAACAGAACAGAAACCCGCAACTAAACAG GGTCCTGTAGAGTTGACGGTGAAGTCCTGTATCCGCCGTAAGACGGACTCCATAGATAAACGTTTCTGCTTCGACATCGAGACTCAGGAGAG GCCCACAGTCACTCTGCAGGCCACCTCTGAGGCCAGCAGGAAGCAGTGGATAGAAGCCATGGATGGAAAAGAGCCG ATATATCATTCTCCCATCCACAAACAGGCTGAGA TGGAGCTGAATGACACTGGGTTCAAGTTCGTCAGAAAGTGCATCAATGTCATCGAGGTGAAAG GACAGACTCAGGAAGGAGTGTATCGAACTGTTGGCAGCAATATCCAAGTCCAAAAACTGCTGAACGCATTCTTTG ATCCCAAGTGTCCAGGTGATGTAGATTTGAACAGCAGTGAATGGGATATTAAGACCATCACAAGTGCAATGAAGTTCTATCTTCG gAGCCTGAGTGAACCACTTATGACCTATAACCTGCACAGCAAACTCATCACTTCAGCAA AATCAGAGAATCTGGATTACCGTTTGGGAGCAGTACACTCGCTAGTGTACAAACTGCCCGATCAGAACCGTGAGATGCTGGAACTACTGATCAAACACCTCGTAAg CATTTGTAGCCATAGCAGCGAGAACCTTATGACAGCGTCCAACATGGGCGTGATATTTGGCCCCACCCTGATGAGGGCACCAGAGGAAACTGTCGCAGCCATGCTGGACATCAAGTTCCAGAACATCATCGTCGAGATCCTGATCGAGGACTATGGGAAG ATCTTCAGTGGTCCTCCGGAGGAAAGTTCAGCACCACCAGTCCCGCCCCCGAGGGTGGCCCTGAGGAAACGACAGCCAATCACAATCTCCAAACGGCCTCCTAGGCTTTACCCCGCCCTCCAGCCGCCGATATTCGAGA ATGCGAAGCACGAACCCGCAAatgaaagag GCTGCGAGCAGAATGGCCCCTCCTACAATGGGGCGGAGACTGGAGGGACAGACCCCACCCATGCTAGTCCAGTCCCGCATCAGAGAACCAAGCTAGCCCCGCCCTCTGtagcccctccctccatccctccctcctctcctccacctcgcGCCCCTCAACTCCGCCACTCAGTCCCGCCCAAACCCGCCATGCGGCATGAGCGCTATTCCGACTGCGAGGTCTCCAGGCTGGTCTCTAGGATACCCGAcgggggtcagaggtcagacgCCTTGGCGACGGCCAATGGAGAGGTGGGAGTGAGCGTGGGCCGCGCCCAGTCTTTCCAGGCCAGGAAACCTCCCCCGCGGTCCAGCCCAGCGGTCAGAGACG CTGAGACTGAGGTCAAGGGTCGCCCTGTCGTTGAGAAGAGTCCAGTCTGCCGTCCTCCCACACGGCCTCCTGACCCACCCTCACGATGTCCCACcaatcagaaaacacaaaacgACGATGCACCATCATCata TGTTGCATCCAAAACCAAGTTTTTTGAGAACGCTTCTAGACAGACTGgaag CTCCCCCAACACCCCTGGAGCCAATGACCTGCCGAGATGA
- the ophn1 gene encoding oligophrenin-1 isoform X3, which produces MGHPPLEFSDCYTDSPDFRERLKCYEAELERTSKFLKDLIKDGNNVITAIRGYSLAVQKFSQTLQVFQFDFIGDTLTDDEINIAESFREFAGLLQEVEEDRMMLVQNACDLLIKPLEKFRKDQIGVTKERRKRFEKESEKYYSQLDKHLNLSSKKKESQLQEADDQLDKERQAFYESSVEYVYQIQQVQDRKKFDVVEPVLAFLQNILTLNNLTVEMTQDFLPYKQALQLSLQNTRNHFESTREEMEELMKRMKQPNVMVRHGQQLTIEGHLYIQEKWALGVTWVKYYCKYMKDCKLLVMLPTEQKPATKQGPVELTVKSCIRRKTDSIDKRFCFDIETQERPTVTLQATSEASRKQWIEAMDGKEPIYHSPIHKQAEMELNDTGFKFVRKCINVIEVKGQTQEGVYRTVGSNIQVQKLLNAFFDPKCPGDVDLNSSEWDIKTITSAMKFYLRSLSEPLMTYNLHSKLITSAKSENLDYRLGAVHSLVYKLPDQNREMLELLIKHLVSICSHSSENLMTASNMGVIFGPTLMRAPEETVAAMLDIKFQNIIVEILIEDYGKIFSGPPEESSAPPVPPPRVALRKRQPITISKRPPRLYPALQPPIFESCEQNGPSYNGAETGGTDPTHASPVPHQRTKLAPPSVAPPSIPPSSPPPRAPQLRHSVPPKPAMRHERYSDCEVSRLVSRIPDGGQRSDALATANGEVGVSVGRAQSFQARKPPPRSSPAVRDAETEVKGRPVVEKSPVCRPPTRPPDPPSRCPTNQKTQNDDAPSSYVASKTKFFENASRQTGSSPNTPGANDLPR; this is translated from the exons ATGGGGCATCCCCCGCTGGAGTTCAGCGACTGCTACACGGACAGCCCGGATTTCAGGGAACGGCTGAAATGCTATGAAGCCGAACTGGAGAGGACGAGCAAGTTCCTGAAGGATCTGATCAAGGACGGGAACAACGTCATCACCGCCATAAGAG gttaTTCTCTGGCAGTGCAGAAGTTCTCCCAAACCCTACAGGTGTTCCAGTTTGACTTCATCGGTGACACTCTCACTGACGATGAGATCAACATCG ctgAATCGTTCCGTGAGTTTGCTGGTCTGCTACAGGAAGTAGAGGAAGACAGAATGATGCTG GTACAGAATGCATGTGACTTGCTTATTAAGCCTTTGGAGAAGTTCAGAAAAGATCAAATTGGTGTCACAAAA gaGCGCCGTAAGAGGTttgaaaaagagagtgagaagtaCTATTCACAGCTTGACAAACACCTGAACTTGTCCTCCAAAAAGAAGGAGTCCCAGCTacaggag GCTGATGATCAACTAGATAAGGAGAGACAAGCGTTCTATGAGTCATCTGTTGAATACGTGTACCAgatccagcaggtccaggacaGGAAGAAGTTCGATGTTGTTGagcct GTGTTGGCTTTCTTGCAGAACATTTTGACCCTGAACAACCTCACAGTGGAGATGACCCAAGACTTCCTACCATACAAACAGGCACTGCAGCTCAGCCTGCAAAAT ACACGTAACCACTTTGAGAGCACGcgggaggagatggaggaactgatgaagaggatgaagcAGCCCAATGTCATGGTCAGACATGGACAGCAGCTGACCATTGAGGGTCATCTCTACATACAGGAGAAAT GGGCTCTGGGCGTCACCTGGGTGAAATACTACTGTAAATATATGAAAGACTGTAAACTGCTGGTGATGCTGCCAACAGAACAGAAACCCGCAACTAAACAG GGTCCTGTAGAGTTGACGGTGAAGTCCTGTATCCGCCGTAAGACGGACTCCATAGATAAACGTTTCTGCTTCGACATCGAGACTCAGGAGAG GCCCACAGTCACTCTGCAGGCCACCTCTGAGGCCAGCAGGAAGCAGTGGATAGAAGCCATGGATGGAAAAGAGCCG ATATATCATTCTCCCATCCACAAACAGGCTGAGA TGGAGCTGAATGACACTGGGTTCAAGTTCGTCAGAAAGTGCATCAATGTCATCGAGGTGAAAG GACAGACTCAGGAAGGAGTGTATCGAACTGTTGGCAGCAATATCCAAGTCCAAAAACTGCTGAACGCATTCTTTG ATCCCAAGTGTCCAGGTGATGTAGATTTGAACAGCAGTGAATGGGATATTAAGACCATCACAAGTGCAATGAAGTTCTATCTTCG gAGCCTGAGTGAACCACTTATGACCTATAACCTGCACAGCAAACTCATCACTTCAGCAA AATCAGAGAATCTGGATTACCGTTTGGGAGCAGTACACTCGCTAGTGTACAAACTGCCCGATCAGAACCGTGAGATGCTGGAACTACTGATCAAACACCTCGTAAg CATTTGTAGCCATAGCAGCGAGAACCTTATGACAGCGTCCAACATGGGCGTGATATTTGGCCCCACCCTGATGAGGGCACCAGAGGAAACTGTCGCAGCCATGCTGGACATCAAGTTCCAGAACATCATCGTCGAGATCCTGATCGAGGACTATGGGAAG ATCTTCAGTGGTCCTCCGGAGGAAAGTTCAGCACCACCAGTCCCGCCCCCGAGGGTGGCCCTGAGGAAACGACAGCCAATCACAATCTCCAAACGGCCTCCTAGGCTTTACCCCGCCCTCCAGCCGCCGATATTCGAGA GCTGCGAGCAGAATGGCCCCTCCTACAATGGGGCGGAGACTGGAGGGACAGACCCCACCCATGCTAGTCCAGTCCCGCATCAGAGAACCAAGCTAGCCCCGCCCTCTGtagcccctccctccatccctccctcctctcctccacctcgcGCCCCTCAACTCCGCCACTCAGTCCCGCCCAAACCCGCCATGCGGCATGAGCGCTATTCCGACTGCGAGGTCTCCAGGCTGGTCTCTAGGATACCCGAcgggggtcagaggtcagacgCCTTGGCGACGGCCAATGGAGAGGTGGGAGTGAGCGTGGGCCGCGCCCAGTCTTTCCAGGCCAGGAAACCTCCCCCGCGGTCCAGCCCAGCGGTCAGAGACG CTGAGACTGAGGTCAAGGGTCGCCCTGTCGTTGAGAAGAGTCCAGTCTGCCGTCCTCCCACACGGCCTCCTGACCCACCCTCACGATGTCCCACcaatcagaaaacacaaaacgACGATGCACCATCATCata TGTTGCATCCAAAACCAAGTTTTTTGAGAACGCTTCTAGACAGACTGgaag CTCCCCCAACACCCCTGGAGCCAATGACCTGCCGAGATGA
- the LOC118241543 gene encoding uncharacterized protein LOC118241543, which produces MAKGRSEWAEEGWSKKPKHKHMAKGQSEWAEEGRSKEPKHKHMAKGRSEWAEEGWSKEPKHKHMAKGRSEWAEEGWSKKPKHKHMAKGQSEWAEEGRSKEPKHKHMAKGRSEWAEEGWSKEPKHKHMAKGRSEWAEEGWSKEPKHKHMAKGRSEWAEEGWSNEPKHKHMAKGRSEWAEEGWSKEPKHKHMAKGRSEWAEEGWSKEPKHKHDEVVD; this is translated from the exons atggctaAGGGGCGGAGCGAATGGGCAGAGGAAGGGTGGAgcaagaaaccaaaacacaaacacatggctaAGGGGCAGAGCGAATgggcagaggaagggagaagcaaagaaccaaaacacaaacacatggctaAGGGGCGGAGCGAATGGGCAGAGGAAGGGTGGAGCaaggaaccaaaacacaaacacatggctaAGGGGCGGAGCGAATGGGCAGAGGAAGGGTGGAgcaagaaaccaaaacacaaacacatggctaAGGGGCAGAGCGAATgggcagaggaagggagaagcaaagaaccaaaacacaaacacatggctaAGGGGCGGAGCGAATGGGCAGAGGAAGGGTGGAGCaaggaaccaaaacacaaacacatggctaAGGGGCGGAGCGAATGGGCAGAGGAAGGGTGGAGCaaggaaccaaaacacaaacacatggctaAGGGGCGGAGCGAATGGGCAGAGGAAGGGTGGAGCaatgaaccaaaacacaaacacatggctaAGGGGCGGAGCGAATGGGCAGAGGAAGGGTGGAGCaaggaaccaaaacacaaacacatggctaAGGGGCGGAGCGAATGGGCAGAGGAAGG GTGGAGCaaagaaccaaaacacaaacacgatGAGGTTGTCGACTAG
- the ophn1 gene encoding oligophrenin-1 isoform X1, with amino-acid sequence MGHPPLEFSDCYTDSPDFRERLKCYEAELERTSKFLKDLIKDGNNVITAIRGYSLAVQKFSQTLQVFQFDFIGDTLTDDEINIAESFREFAGLLQEVEEDRMMLVQNACDLLIKPLEKFRKDQIGVTKERRKRFEKESEKYYSQLDKHLNLSSKKKESQLQEADDQLDKERQAFYESSVEYVYQIQQVQDRKKFDVVEPVLAFLQNILTLNNLTVEMTQDFLPYKQALQLSLQNTRNHFESTREEMEELMKRMKQPNVMVRHGQQLTIEGHLYIQEKWALGVTWVKYYCKYMKDCKLLVMLPTEQKPATKQGPVELTVKSCIRRKTDSIDKRFCFDIETQERPTVTLQATSEASRKQWIEAMDGKEPIYHSPIHKQAEMELNDTGFKFVRKCINVIEVKGQTQEGVYRTVGSNIQVQKLLNAFFDPKCPGDVDLNSSEWDIKTITSAMKFYLRSLSEPLMTYNLHSKLITSAKSENLDYRLGAVHSLVYKLPDQNREMLELLIKHLVSICSHSSENLMTASNMGVIFGPTLMRAPEETVAAMLDIKFQNIIVEILIEDYGKIFSGPPEESSAPPVPPPRVALRKRQPITISKRPPRLYPALQPPIFENAKHEPANERGCEQNGPSYNGAETGGTDPTHASPVPHQRTKLAPPSVAPPSIPPSSPPPRAPQLRHSVPPKPAMRHERYSDCEVSRLVSRIPDGGQRSDALATANGEVGVSVGRAQSFQARKPPPRSSPAVRDAETEVKGRPVVEKSPVCRPPTRPPDPPSRCPTNQKTQNDDAPSSYVASKTKFFENASRQTGSSPNTPGANDLPR; translated from the exons ATGGGGCATCCCCCGCTGGAGTTCAGCGACTGCTACACGGACAGCCCGGATTTCAGGGAACGGCTGAAATGCTATGAAGCCGAACTGGAGAGGACGAGCAAGTTCCTGAAGGATCTGATCAAGGACGGGAACAACGTCATCACCGCCATAAGAG gttaTTCTCTGGCAGTGCAGAAGTTCTCCCAAACCCTACAGGTGTTCCAGTTTGACTTCATCGGTGACACTCTCACTGACGATGAGATCAACATCG ctgAATCGTTCCGTGAGTTTGCTGGTCTGCTACAGGAAGTAGAGGAAGACAGAATGATGCTG GTACAGAATGCATGTGACTTGCTTATTAAGCCTTTGGAGAAGTTCAGAAAAGATCAAATTGGTGTCACAAAA gaGCGCCGTAAGAGGTttgaaaaagagagtgagaagtaCTATTCACAGCTTGACAAACACCTGAACTTGTCCTCCAAAAAGAAGGAGTCCCAGCTacaggag GCTGATGATCAACTAGATAAGGAGAGACAAGCGTTCTATGAGTCATCTGTTGAATACGTGTACCAgatccagcaggtccaggacaGGAAGAAGTTCGATGTTGTTGagcct GTGTTGGCTTTCTTGCAGAACATTTTGACCCTGAACAACCTCACAGTGGAGATGACCCAAGACTTCCTACCATACAAACAGGCACTGCAGCTCAGCCTGCAAAAT ACACGTAACCACTTTGAGAGCACGcgggaggagatggaggaactgatgaagaggatgaagcAGCCCAATGTCATGGTCAGACATGGACAGCAGCTGACCATTGAGGGTCATCTCTACATACAGGAGAAAT GGGCTCTGGGCGTCACCTGGGTGAAATACTACTGTAAATATATGAAAGACTGTAAACTGCTGGTGATGCTGCCAACAGAACAGAAACCCGCAACTAAACAG GGTCCTGTAGAGTTGACGGTGAAGTCCTGTATCCGCCGTAAGACGGACTCCATAGATAAACGTTTCTGCTTCGACATCGAGACTCAGGAGAG GCCCACAGTCACTCTGCAGGCCACCTCTGAGGCCAGCAGGAAGCAGTGGATAGAAGCCATGGATGGAAAAGAGCCG ATATATCATTCTCCCATCCACAAACAGGCTGAGA TGGAGCTGAATGACACTGGGTTCAAGTTCGTCAGAAAGTGCATCAATGTCATCGAGGTGAAAG GACAGACTCAGGAAGGAGTGTATCGAACTGTTGGCAGCAATATCCAAGTCCAAAAACTGCTGAACGCATTCTTTG ATCCCAAGTGTCCAGGTGATGTAGATTTGAACAGCAGTGAATGGGATATTAAGACCATCACAAGTGCAATGAAGTTCTATCTTCG gAGCCTGAGTGAACCACTTATGACCTATAACCTGCACAGCAAACTCATCACTTCAGCAA AATCAGAGAATCTGGATTACCGTTTGGGAGCAGTACACTCGCTAGTGTACAAACTGCCCGATCAGAACCGTGAGATGCTGGAACTACTGATCAAACACCTCGTAAg CATTTGTAGCCATAGCAGCGAGAACCTTATGACAGCGTCCAACATGGGCGTGATATTTGGCCCCACCCTGATGAGGGCACCAGAGGAAACTGTCGCAGCCATGCTGGACATCAAGTTCCAGAACATCATCGTCGAGATCCTGATCGAGGACTATGGGAAG ATCTTCAGTGGTCCTCCGGAGGAAAGTTCAGCACCACCAGTCCCGCCCCCGAGGGTGGCCCTGAGGAAACGACAGCCAATCACAATCTCCAAACGGCCTCCTAGGCTTTACCCCGCCCTCCAGCCGCCGATATTCGAGA ATGCGAAGCACGAACCCGCAAatgaaagag GCTGCGAGCAGAATGGCCCCTCCTACAATGGGGCGGAGACTGGAGGGACAGACCCCACCCATGCTAGTCCAGTCCCGCATCAGAGAACCAAGCTAGCCCCGCCCTCTGtagcccctccctccatccctccctcctctcctccacctcgcGCCCCTCAACTCCGCCACTCAGTCCCGCCCAAACCCGCCATGCGGCATGAGCGCTATTCCGACTGCGAGGTCTCCAGGCTGGTCTCTAGGATACCCGAcgggggtcagaggtcagacgCCTTGGCGACGGCCAATGGAGAGGTGGGAGTGAGCGTGGGCCGCGCCCAGTCTTTCCAGGCCAGGAAACCTCCCCCGCGGTCCAGCCCAGCGGTCAGAGACG CTGAGACTGAGGTCAAGGGTCGCCCTGTCGTTGAGAAGAGTCCAGTCTGCCGTCCTCCCACACGGCCTCCTGACCCACCCTCACGATGTCCCACcaatcagaaaacacaaaacgACGATGCACCATCATCata TGTTGCATCCAAAACCAAGTTTTTTGAGAACGCTTCTAGACAGACTGgaag CTCCCCCAACACCCCTGGAGCCAATGACCTGCCGAGATGA